A single region of the Vibrio chagasii genome encodes:
- a CDS encoding glutaredoxin domain-containing protein — MKKPIKITLYRWAGSWGPFKVNIPCGECTLTKDILKDTFENELADVDVELEVKDWLSHWWEPLKLGAWHAPILVVEGKVVSQGEALNRGVLVQSVIQEWTKRDSLKGNIVYGKATCPYCVKAKKMLDEAGVEYTYHDVVKDSAALYRMIPEVKAHIGEKTPVTVPQIWLDGKYIGGADNLEVWMKENGLDSIPNNVVDLSNQSTG, encoded by the coding sequence ATGAAGAAACCAATCAAGATTACACTGTACCGTTGGGCAGGCAGCTGGGGTCCATTTAAAGTAAACATCCCATGTGGAGAATGTACCCTTACCAAAGACATTCTGAAGGACACCTTTGAGAATGAACTGGCAGATGTCGATGTCGAACTAGAAGTGAAAGATTGGTTGTCTCACTGGTGGGAGCCTCTAAAACTTGGGGCTTGGCACGCTCCTATCTTAGTTGTGGAAGGTAAGGTAGTCAGCCAAGGTGAAGCGCTTAACCGTGGCGTACTCGTACAATCGGTAATCCAAGAGTGGACGAAACGAGACAGCCTAAAAGGCAATATTGTTTACGGCAAAGCGACCTGCCCATACTGCGTAAAAGCAAAGAAAATGTTGGATGAAGCGGGTGTCGAGTATACCTACCATGATGTGGTTAAAGACAGTGCAGCTCTGTATCGAATGATTCCAGAGGTAAAGGCACATATTGGTGAAAAAACGCCAGTGACCGTACCTCAGATCTGGCTTGATGGTAAGTACATCGGCGGAGCTGATAACTTGGAAGTTTGGATGAAGGAAAACGGTTTAGACAGCATTCCAAATAACGTCGTCGACTTATCTAACCAATCAACAGGCTAA
- a CDS encoding DMT family transporter, whose translation MSQHHPIQGASWMLTAGLAFAVINSLTQIASIHFGLTSTTVAVIQYAIALLAILPYLKTLGIRRALQTDNLKLHVFRVFLSVIGIQLWIWALAYPVPIWQGIALLMTSPLFATIGSGLFLKEKVGAARWGATLAGFIGAMIILEPWAEDFSWATLLPVGAAFFWACYSLMVKKLSSQDSPSTMVVYLLLLITPFNIMLAVPDWQTPSGTTIWGILAVIGVLTALAQWAIVKAYSVADASFVQPFDHAKLPLNVLAGWLVFSWVPPGRLWLGAAIIIASVAFITHWETKKPAKEKKI comes from the coding sequence ATGTCACAACACCATCCGATCCAAGGCGCTAGCTGGATGCTTACCGCAGGCTTAGCCTTTGCCGTAATTAACAGCCTGACTCAAATTGCTAGCATTCATTTCGGACTGACTTCTACTACCGTTGCCGTTATTCAATACGCCATCGCTTTATTAGCCATTCTTCCTTACTTGAAAACACTAGGCATTCGCCGTGCACTCCAAACCGACAACCTCAAACTGCACGTGTTTCGTGTCTTTTTGTCAGTTATTGGTATCCAGCTTTGGATATGGGCGCTCGCTTACCCTGTGCCGATTTGGCAAGGTATCGCTCTGCTGATGACCTCTCCGTTGTTTGCGACGATAGGCTCGGGACTGTTCTTAAAAGAAAAAGTTGGTGCTGCACGCTGGGGAGCAACATTAGCGGGCTTCATTGGTGCAATGATCATTCTAGAGCCATGGGCTGAAGACTTTAGTTGGGCAACCTTATTACCTGTTGGCGCTGCATTTTTCTGGGCGTGCTACTCGCTGATGGTGAAGAAACTGTCATCACAAGATAGCCCATCAACCATGGTGGTTTATCTACTGCTGTTGATTACACCGTTCAACATCATGTTAGCCGTGCCTGACTGGCAAACACCAAGTGGCACTACCATTTGGGGTATTCTGGCTGTAATTGGCGTGTTAACCGCCCTCGCACAATGGGCCATTGTAAAAGCCTACTCAGTGGCTGATGCATCCTTTGTCCAACCCTTTGATCATGCAAAATTACCTCTAAATGTACTGGCTGGATGGCTGGTATTCAGTTGGGTGCCGCCTGGTCGTCTATGGTTAGGTGCGGCAATCATTATTGCCTCTGTCGCCTTCATCACTCACTGGGAAACAAAAAAACCAGCTAAAGAGAAGAAAATTTAG
- a CDS encoding porin, producing the protein MKKAVLASAVVAALVSGSSLAATVYSSDGTELKIGGRAEFRGDFIGSGGAEVEGTMEDKTRFRLNLGGKTELTDTVTAFGFYEAEQSTGDSKFDNRYMYAGVDFDGQAVSVGRQDMASVIVSDFTDITEFSGVQQVIDAASDKEDSVFAYRGGFDALQLEATYQANSEKDTDGYGISGVYSLPIGLDLGLAYSGQDLGAGKGSANQILAGLAYSLDNLYLAATYSTGDLNDKAVGPIAESFTAMEFAAQYKITKQFSAAAVYTYQENEAANGSTADSVDGIELVGYYKLNSNFRTYLSYYINGLDEVKDVTTGLTTEGEDTLRLGVRYDF; encoded by the coding sequence ATGAAAAAGGCAGTTCTAGCTTCTGCAGTGGTAGCAGCACTAGTTTCAGGTTCATCTCTAGCAGCTACCGTTTACAGCTCTGACGGTACTGAGCTTAAGATTGGTGGTCGTGCGGAATTCCGTGGTGACTTCATTGGTTCAGGTGGTGCTGAAGTTGAAGGTACAATGGAAGATAAAACTCGTTTCCGTTTAAACCTTGGCGGTAAAACAGAACTTACCGATACGGTTACTGCATTCGGTTTCTACGAAGCAGAGCAAAGCACTGGCGATAGCAAGTTTGATAACCGTTACATGTACGCTGGTGTGGATTTCGATGGACAAGCAGTTTCAGTAGGCCGCCAAGACATGGCTTCAGTCATTGTATCTGACTTTACAGATATCACCGAGTTCTCAGGTGTTCAGCAAGTAATCGATGCAGCTTCAGATAAAGAAGATAGCGTATTTGCATACCGCGGTGGCTTTGATGCCCTTCAGTTAGAAGCAACTTACCAAGCAAATAGTGAAAAAGACACTGATGGTTACGGCATCTCTGGTGTTTATTCATTGCCAATCGGTCTAGACCTTGGTCTTGCATACTCTGGTCAGGATCTAGGTGCGGGTAAAGGAAGCGCAAACCAAATCCTTGCTGGCCTAGCATATTCACTAGATAACCTTTACCTAGCAGCAACTTACTCAACGGGTGACTTAAACGATAAAGCCGTTGGCCCTATCGCTGAGTCCTTCACTGCAATGGAATTCGCAGCACAATATAAAATCACTAAGCAGTTTTCTGCTGCAGCAGTATACACATACCAAGAAAATGAAGCGGCAAACGGTTCTACAGCCGACTCTGTGGATGGTATCGAGCTTGTTGGTTACTACAAACTAAACAGCAACTTCCGTACATACCTTTCTTACTACATCAATGGCTTAGATGAAGTGAAAGACGTAACTACAGGACTAACAACTGAAGGTGAAGATACGCTTCGCCTAGGTGTTCGCTACGACTTCTAA
- a CDS encoding succinylglutamate desuccinylase/aspartoacylase family protein: protein MRTEYLGDVLQGRQVVGSLNVEDLPIGEHQFWFQVTSDGLGQPKNMPVSVFKGSQDGPKLMITAGIHGDELNGVLAAQQIIRDLVGKELKGTVTVVPTVNLSGLLNHSRDFISSDPGSCPANLNRLFPGDPHGLAAERFVASLWERLLKHNATFAVDLHTQTRGAVYPLYVFSDYRIDQCLEMARLMRPDCVLNDPGDPGILETVWNRSGIPSITVEVGMGKFTQPDMIQRAVNGVFNMLSYYDMFESDLASDLVNKQLPRMDWVEGNNVVSIRADIGGFVLPQVELLQSVEKEDLLAVQYDAFGNECRRYHAPSAGRVLSYNVDALREPGALVCRLLS, encoded by the coding sequence ATGAGAACAGAGTACTTAGGCGATGTTTTACAAGGTAGGCAGGTTGTTGGCTCTTTGAATGTTGAGGACTTGCCGATTGGAGAGCATCAGTTTTGGTTTCAAGTCACTAGCGATGGATTAGGACAACCAAAAAATATGCCGGTCTCTGTTTTTAAAGGTAGCCAAGATGGACCTAAGTTGATGATCACCGCTGGTATCCATGGTGATGAACTCAATGGTGTGCTGGCTGCACAGCAAATTATCCGAGACTTAGTGGGGAAAGAGCTAAAAGGAACCGTGACTGTTGTACCAACGGTGAATCTGTCAGGTTTACTAAATCATAGCCGAGACTTTATCTCTTCGGACCCGGGTTCTTGCCCTGCGAACCTTAATCGACTTTTTCCCGGAGACCCACATGGCTTAGCAGCCGAGCGCTTTGTTGCTTCTTTATGGGAGCGCTTACTCAAGCACAATGCTACTTTTGCCGTCGACTTACATACCCAGACTCGTGGTGCGGTATACCCGCTATATGTATTTTCGGATTACAGAATTGATCAATGTTTAGAAATGGCAAGACTGATGCGACCGGACTGCGTGCTCAATGATCCTGGCGATCCCGGCATTCTTGAAACGGTTTGGAATCGAAGTGGAATCCCAAGTATTACGGTCGAAGTAGGGATGGGTAAATTCACTCAGCCCGATATGATTCAAAGAGCTGTAAACGGCGTTTTTAATATGCTCTCTTACTATGACATGTTTGAATCTGATCTAGCATCTGACCTCGTAAACAAGCAACTACCCAGAATGGATTGGGTAGAAGGCAACAACGTGGTGTCGATTCGTGCTGATATTGGTGGATTTGTCCTTCCTCAAGTTGAACTTCTACAAAGTGTAGAAAAGGAAGACTTGTTGGCTGTTCAATATGATGCGTTTGGTAATGAGTGTCGCCGCTATCATGCGCCATCAGCAGGGCGCGTTCTCAGTTACAACGTGGATGCGTTGAGGGAGCCTGGTGCGCTTGTCTGTCGTTTATTGAGTTAA
- a CDS encoding DsbA family protein, with the protein MKKLLISTLILGSLMSTSAFAELSKEQTQQLEEINQFLKENPSTISGLHTSLEQYVAGQAQAKKAQAESHDWLYNNDAHPITGNPDGKSVIINFTDYNCPFCKRLEKGLVQLASEDSDIKVINVYLSFKQQQVSGLNTNAALYAMKVWKDKPEAFPEVDRLLMAKSGIHTKSSLQAVAEKTGTEAQLETTPDQSQTLLTNHQTFSALGLTGTPTLMMNGQILPGYVPYDRLKEIVDEAF; encoded by the coding sequence ATGAAAAAACTTCTGATTAGCACACTGATTTTAGGCTCACTAATGAGCACAAGCGCTTTCGCAGAACTAAGCAAAGAACAAACACAGCAACTTGAAGAGATTAACCAATTCCTCAAAGAGAACCCTTCTACAATTTCGGGCCTACACACCAGTTTAGAGCAGTATGTTGCAGGGCAAGCACAGGCAAAGAAAGCCCAAGCAGAAAGCCATGATTGGCTGTATAACAACGATGCCCATCCAATTACTGGAAACCCGGATGGTAAGTCGGTGATCATTAACTTCACCGACTACAACTGCCCATTCTGTAAGCGTTTAGAAAAAGGCTTAGTTCAATTAGCTTCAGAAGACAGTGATATCAAGGTCATCAATGTTTACCTGTCGTTCAAGCAGCAACAAGTGAGCGGTCTTAATACCAATGCGGCGTTATATGCGATGAAAGTTTGGAAGGATAAGCCAGAAGCTTTCCCGGAAGTTGATCGACTATTGATGGCGAAAAGTGGTATCCACACCAAGTCATCACTGCAAGCTGTCGCGGAAAAAACGGGAACTGAAGCACAATTAGAAACTACACCTGATCAAAGCCAAACACTGCTAACCAACCACCAAACGTTTAGTGCACTTGGTTTAACAGGCACACCAACATTGATGATGAATGGGCAAATCTTACCAGGGTATGTTCCTTACGATCGCTTAAAAGAAATTGTGGATGAGGCTTTTTAA
- a CDS encoding protein disulfide oxidoreductase, with protein MKTPNAKDTAGTTESGDAKHEVKKQSRLKKWGKELVSMILIVGVVSFAMDLYHSRNMPQGDAIPIVGQSIQGEDIDVIELSKNGKPVIVYFWATWCGACKLVSPTVNSFSDSHQVVSVALSSGPDERVQRFIDAKKYDFPVINDLSGSISRSWGINVTPSIVIIKDGKISSIATGVTSPIGLWLRTYFA; from the coding sequence ATGAAAACTCCCAACGCTAAAGATACAGCTGGCACAACGGAAAGTGGCGATGCAAAGCACGAAGTGAAAAAGCAGAGCCGTCTTAAGAAGTGGGGAAAAGAGCTCGTCTCAATGATCTTGATCGTAGGCGTTGTCTCTTTTGCCATGGATCTTTATCACAGCAGAAACATGCCTCAAGGAGATGCAATTCCAATCGTGGGTCAATCGATCCAAGGTGAGGATATTGACGTCATTGAGCTCAGTAAAAATGGCAAACCAGTGATTGTCTACTTTTGGGCTACCTGGTGTGGTGCTTGCAAACTGGTGAGCCCGACCGTGAATAGCTTCAGCGATTCACATCAAGTCGTCTCTGTTGCTTTGTCCTCCGGACCTGATGAACGAGTACAACGTTTCATTGATGCGAAAAAGTATGATTTCCCTGTGATTAATGATCTTTCTGGTTCGATCAGCAGAAGTTGGGGCATCAATGTCACACCAAGTATTGTCATCATCAAAGATGGAAAGATAAGCAGTATCGCAACAGGTGTGACTTCTCCAATCGGACTTTGGCTAAGAACTTACTTTGCATAA
- a CDS encoding protein-disulfide reductase DsbD family protein, with protein MRTCAKTIVTALLVMTSFTALAQTTGWLSVPEHPPVKMRMMSTGEQSDDGSQIQTVLDVVLDGDWKTYWRSPGEGGIPPSWDWSGSTNIESVEWHWPIPKYYEQLDVMTLGYKHHVSFPITLTLKDNTQQAVFRASLTFPSCTNICVLTDYDIELPIDPHSLQLDEQAMFLFNQGMSQSPREANRASVNGLYWDKSKQQLVTQLTSKDGWDKPMVLIDGEEVIDDFFSQPTVHITDNTMTAVFDVSNWIGEVDLTDRTVSVTVSDTNFAEEMTAQVCSDPIAYQESSNGFIAMIGFALIGGLILNIMPCVLPVLGMKLNSIIQNQGASNRHIRLSFLASAAGVITSFALLALGMTLLKVGGNAIGWGIQFQNVWFIGFMLIITLLFSINLLGLFEFRLPSDLNTWMATKGDDSHSGHFVQGMFATLLATPCSAPFLGTAVAYALGASYQELWAIFIALGIGMSAPWLIFALFPSLTKLLPKPGAWMFKVKLVFGLMMFITSLWLTSLLTPFIGKFPTILLSLFIVVSVLIWIGVKLGRKVLIPIMATTTLTFGAALIIGSVTADNWATPIVDDLPWQKLDAKQIPQLVEEGKTVFVDVTAEWCITCKANKIGVILQDPVYSHLQQEDIVLMKGDWTTPSESVTQYLQSNGRFGVPFNIVYGPSYKKGIPLPVILDSDTVVQAIDAAR; from the coding sequence ATGCGTACATGCGCGAAAACTATAGTCACTGCCCTACTGGTAATGACGTCATTCACAGCTCTGGCACAAACGACCGGCTGGCTGAGTGTGCCTGAGCACCCGCCTGTAAAGATGCGAATGATGTCGACAGGAGAACAATCCGATGACGGTTCTCAAATTCAGACCGTACTCGATGTCGTGCTCGATGGAGACTGGAAAACCTATTGGCGTAGCCCTGGTGAAGGAGGCATCCCGCCAAGCTGGGACTGGTCTGGCTCCACCAACATCGAATCAGTGGAGTGGCATTGGCCGATTCCTAAGTATTACGAACAACTCGATGTTATGACGCTAGGCTACAAGCATCATGTGAGTTTTCCGATCACGCTGACATTGAAAGACAACACGCAACAAGCAGTATTCAGGGCGTCACTCACGTTTCCGTCTTGTACCAATATCTGTGTCTTAACCGACTACGACATTGAACTGCCGATCGATCCTCACTCTTTACAACTTGATGAGCAAGCCATGTTCTTGTTCAACCAAGGCATGAGTCAGTCTCCACGCGAAGCTAATCGAGCTTCTGTGAATGGCCTGTACTGGGACAAAAGCAAACAACAATTGGTAACTCAGCTGACGAGTAAAGATGGCTGGGATAAACCTATGGTACTGATTGACGGCGAAGAGGTAATCGATGACTTCTTCTCTCAGCCTACCGTTCATATTACCGACAATACAATGACTGCGGTATTTGACGTGAGTAACTGGATTGGCGAAGTCGATCTAACCGATCGCACGGTAAGTGTTACAGTCTCGGACACGAACTTTGCCGAGGAGATGACTGCGCAAGTATGCTCAGATCCGATAGCTTATCAAGAGAGCAGTAACGGCTTTATCGCGATGATCGGTTTTGCCTTAATTGGTGGCTTGATCTTGAATATTATGCCGTGTGTTTTACCTGTATTGGGGATGAAACTAAACAGCATCATTCAAAACCAAGGTGCATCAAATCGTCATATCCGACTTTCGTTCCTGGCTTCTGCTGCTGGTGTGATTACTTCATTCGCACTGCTAGCGCTTGGTATGACACTTCTAAAAGTGGGGGGCAATGCGATTGGCTGGGGAATCCAATTCCAGAACGTTTGGTTTATTGGGTTCATGCTGATCATCACCTTGCTGTTCTCAATTAACCTATTGGGTTTATTTGAGTTCCGACTACCTTCAGATTTAAACACCTGGATGGCGACCAAAGGCGACGATTCACATTCGGGTCACTTCGTTCAAGGTATGTTTGCCACACTCTTAGCAACACCGTGCAGCGCGCCATTCCTTGGTACCGCCGTAGCTTATGCACTTGGGGCAAGCTACCAAGAACTATGGGCTATCTTCATTGCACTTGGCATTGGTATGAGTGCGCCTTGGCTAATCTTCGCGCTGTTTCCAAGCCTAACCAAATTGCTGCCGAAACCGGGCGCGTGGATGTTCAAAGTTAAGTTGGTATTTGGCTTAATGATGTTCATCACCAGTTTATGGTTAACAAGCTTACTGACCCCATTCATCGGTAAGTTCCCGACCATCCTGCTGTCTCTGTTTATTGTTGTTTCAGTATTGATTTGGATTGGCGTGAAACTAGGCAGAAAGGTACTGATTCCTATCATGGCGACCACGACTCTAACGTTTGGTGCTGCGCTCATCATTGGTAGCGTGACAGCTGATAACTGGGCGACCCCGATTGTCGATGACCTACCTTGGCAGAAATTAGATGCTAAACAAATTCCTCAGTTAGTTGAGGAAGGTAAAACGGTCTTTGTCGATGTGACAGCAGAGTGGTGTATCACCTGTAAAGCAAACAAGATCGGTGTGATTCTCCAAGACCCTGTGTACAGCCACCTACAGCAAGAAGACATTGTTTTAATGAAGGGCGATTGGACAACACCAAGCGAAAGTGTCACCCAATACCTGCAAAGCAATGGGCGATTCGGTGTTCCATTTAACATCGTTTACGGCCCTAGCTACAAAAAAGGCATCCCTCTACCCGTGATTTTAGACAGCGACACGGTTGTTCAAGCTATCGACGCAGCGAGGTAA
- a CDS encoding mechanosensitive ion channel family protein has protein sequence MMKVWRCLLLMLTFVAFGSFAQSVDKIAQVQDQLMLDLATLETAHDAEKPFLEDILRRKNQGLREEIFTQLSSDKKEGLDAVLAQQVELLQKLLTLNEDKIVSMSKENRSAEGDVKKRLELRIQKRIGMMDTYYQQLAKTLAWSKERGVDVTASEDTLKKALVSRSKYLTNAILYTDTQRQDLEARLSFVNEEEKATIKKELERFSERTSVMVASLEETISLMEPFGVDVTSYKRVLLATTGDINADVLDVDVALELLDGWLRSFSAWAFENTPSFIVKLALFLGILYVTRLLSNVARKTVRKSVSHSKMDFSVLMQDFFVSIASKAVVFIGLLIALSQIGIELAPLLTGFGVAGVIIGFALQDTLSNFASGLMILIYRPYDVGDMVKVAGVQGTVKDMSLVSTTVQTIDNQRLVIPNNKIWGDVINNITAERVRRVDMVFGIGYSDDIDKAKAVLNEIIVAHPLVLKKPEHMIKLHTLNTSSVDFVVRPWVKTDDYWDVYWDVTETVKKRFDEEGITIPFPQRDVHIYNHEES, from the coding sequence ATGATGAAGGTTTGGCGTTGTCTATTGTTAATGTTGACGTTTGTCGCATTCGGAAGTTTCGCGCAAAGTGTCGATAAGATAGCACAAGTACAAGATCAGCTTATGCTCGATCTGGCAACATTAGAAACGGCGCATGATGCTGAGAAACCCTTTCTTGAAGATATTTTGAGACGCAAGAACCAAGGGCTACGTGAGGAGATATTTACACAACTCTCTTCAGACAAGAAAGAAGGGCTAGATGCCGTTCTGGCTCAGCAGGTAGAACTTTTACAGAAATTACTGACATTGAACGAAGATAAAATCGTTTCAATGAGTAAAGAAAATCGTTCGGCTGAAGGCGATGTTAAGAAGCGTCTTGAATTACGTATTCAGAAACGAATCGGGATGATGGACACCTACTACCAGCAGCTTGCGAAAACATTAGCATGGTCAAAAGAGCGTGGTGTCGATGTTACTGCATCGGAAGATACGCTGAAAAAGGCGTTAGTGTCTCGTTCTAAATACCTAACGAATGCGATTCTCTACACAGATACGCAGCGACAAGATTTAGAAGCACGCTTGTCGTTTGTTAATGAAGAAGAGAAAGCGACTATCAAGAAGGAGCTTGAGCGCTTCAGTGAGCGTACGAGCGTGATGGTTGCTAGCTTAGAAGAGACAATTTCTCTGATGGAGCCGTTTGGTGTCGACGTAACCTCATACAAGCGAGTGTTGTTGGCGACAACGGGAGACATTAACGCTGATGTGCTAGACGTTGATGTTGCATTGGAGCTTTTAGATGGCTGGCTTCGTTCATTTAGTGCGTGGGCGTTTGAGAATACGCCATCATTCATTGTTAAGCTGGCTTTGTTTTTAGGTATTTTGTATGTAACTCGTCTACTGTCGAACGTTGCGCGCAAAACCGTTCGTAAGAGTGTGTCGCATTCTAAAATGGACTTCAGTGTATTGATGCAGGATTTCTTTGTGTCAATTGCATCGAAAGCCGTCGTGTTTATCGGTTTGCTTATCGCGCTGTCGCAAATCGGGATAGAGCTAGCACCATTGCTAACCGGTTTCGGTGTCGCTGGTGTAATCATTGGTTTCGCATTGCAAGATACGCTATCTAACTTTGCTTCTGGTTTGATGATCTTGATCTACCGCCCATACGATGTGGGCGACATGGTGAAAGTGGCGGGTGTTCAAGGTACAGTAAAAGACATGAGCCTTGTATCAACCACAGTACAGACTATCGATAACCAGCGCTTGGTGATTCCAAATAATAAAATTTGGGGGGATGTGATCAACAACATTACAGCAGAGCGTGTTCGACGTGTCGATATGGTATTTGGCATTGGTTATTCTGATGATATTGATAAGGCGAAAGCCGTATTAAATGAAATCATTGTTGCGCATCCTCTCGTGCTAAAAAAACCAGAGCACATGATCAAACTGCACACCTTGAACACATCTTCTGTAGATTTCGTAGTAAGGCCGTGGGTTAAGACCGACGATTACTGGGATGTATATTGGGATGTGACGGAAACCGTGAAGAAACGCTTCGACGAAGAAGGCATCACTATTCCGTTCCCTCAACGTGATGTGCATATATACAACCACGAAGAGAGCTAA
- a CDS encoding RecX family transcriptional regulator has product MDDSQQNPNTKKTTVRKARRIESVMNSAMWHLTQRDMTESELTAKLKVKTDNQDWIDETLRNLKGYGYLKSDQDFAEQFVEQAFFGEFGSRYIIEKLKKKGLTDSVISDAIHKVSADKNIDEQMILIDRINHYYSGFTMSREKLVATLQKRGFSYQQVKIAIDHHPQAHELKSNIQIKAEKADLEKEVLKYARKGKGLTAIQQELKQRQIDTSELSALIDRLINEEQLDFYSSCLEQLQKKSYDLNDHKERSKAYAMLSRKGFSSDEIKFALSEGNE; this is encoded by the coding sequence ATGGATGATTCACAGCAAAACCCTAACACAAAAAAAACAACAGTAAGAAAAGCGCGACGAATCGAAAGCGTCATGAACTCTGCGATGTGGCATTTAACTCAGAGGGATATGACTGAAAGCGAGTTGACTGCGAAACTGAAAGTGAAAACGGACAATCAAGATTGGATCGACGAAACCTTGAGGAACCTGAAAGGTTATGGTTATCTAAAGTCTGATCAGGATTTTGCAGAGCAATTTGTCGAGCAAGCTTTCTTTGGCGAATTTGGATCGCGATACATCATTGAAAAGTTGAAGAAGAAAGGGCTAACCGACTCGGTCATTTCGGATGCGATTCATAAGGTATCTGCTGATAAAAACATCGATGAACAAATGATATTGATCGATCGAATCAATCATTACTATTCAGGCTTTACCATGAGCCGTGAAAAGCTTGTAGCGACACTGCAAAAACGTGGCTTCAGCTATCAACAAGTCAAAATCGCGATCGATCATCATCCGCAAGCTCATGAGCTTAAGAGTAATATTCAGATCAAGGCCGAGAAAGCTGATTTGGAGAAAGAAGTGTTGAAATACGCACGAAAAGGGAAGGGTTTGACTGCCATTCAGCAAGAGCTGAAACAACGACAAATCGATACCAGCGAGCTATCTGCGTTAATCGATCGATTAATCAACGAAGAGCAGCTGGACTTCTACTCATCTTGTTTAGAACAGCTGCAGAAAAAGTCTTACGATCTTAACGACCACAAAGAGCGCTCTAAGGCTTATGCCATGCTAAGTCGTAAAGGTTTTTCATCTGATGAGATAAAGTTCGCGTTAAGTGAAGGCAACGAGTAA
- a CDS encoding response regulator transcription factor has protein sequence MNQSETLINSDPKDFTATWSTASFDVLDWFDIDRLTLYPNSMVLLEDGKTISVSKSHIPPIDKQDFLGCNHLEYLKLLKTQETYLEFSEEQLAKIQNDVLRRIYKQGGKWHCIIPLQLFNQRWGALSFTNFHDNKTTLGLEDIKRLKLVCEMWLCYWQHSTLARTLNQSENLWEDDSDKLLLLSKKQTKVLSLIAQGYTAKECADKLHLSPRTIESHKYRILGLMNLNNHNELVQFALRNGLGITENRDATR, from the coding sequence ATGAATCAGTCTGAAACTTTGATCAATAGTGATCCAAAAGATTTTACTGCAACTTGGTCCACTGCAAGCTTTGACGTTCTAGACTGGTTTGATATTGACAGATTAACCCTGTACCCAAACTCTATGGTTCTGCTCGAAGATGGGAAAACAATCTCGGTATCTAAGTCACATATTCCACCTATCGATAAACAAGACTTTTTAGGCTGCAACCATCTCGAGTATTTGAAGCTCCTCAAAACGCAAGAAACTTACTTAGAGTTTTCAGAAGAACAGCTCGCTAAAATTCAAAACGATGTGCTACGCCGAATATATAAACAAGGTGGCAAGTGGCACTGTATTATCCCTTTGCAACTGTTTAACCAACGTTGGGGCGCACTCTCTTTCACTAACTTCCACGACAATAAAACCACATTGGGCTTAGAAGACATTAAGCGTCTGAAGCTTGTGTGTGAGATGTGGCTTTGTTATTGGCAGCATTCAACATTAGCTAGAACGTTGAATCAAAGTGAGAACTTGTGGGAAGACGATAGTGATAAGCTGTTGTTGTTATCGAAGAAGCAAACCAAGGTGCTATCACTTATCGCTCAAGGGTACACTGCCAAGGAGTGTGCCGATAAATTGCACTTAAGCCCACGTACCATCGAATCACATAAGTACCGAATTCTTGGATTAATGAACCTGAATAATCACAATGAACTGGTTCAATTTGCTTTGCGTAACGGCTTAGGTATTACTGAAAATAGAGACGCGACTCGATAG